A part of Primulina eburnea isolate SZY01 chromosome 10, ASM2296580v1, whole genome shotgun sequence genomic DNA contains:
- the LOC140803608 gene encoding transcription factor bHLH130-like: MESDTNSNYCEWQQFSSPNSSQVNYGLLKYRSAPSFMLASLTNNGVREKGTARLSSRFCFGDENSRMNYICKNNGSSGIGARLPPQYPSQNVGQSGSLAVDGGGFSAVAMSSMGMELQVLGKMSPNLLRQNSTAGFFSNLTPQHAYGSVRSGTGSYKISDCSDNNGDSSPCSSRLKNRNIFFSGTLSQISEVENGPDDAKAGRGSDDDSLFGFPFGSWNDCSNFADKFSTDIKREHDDDPHKLFGNTLNGEPENRSNTLSRHLSLSKTSSEMEKLLQLQDMVPCKIRAKRGCATHPRSIAERLRRTRISERMRKLQELVPNMDKQTNTADMLDFAVEYIKNLQKQYKLLCENRVNCSCSTSQKMVLNRMP, encoded by the exons ATGGAATCTGATACAAATTCAAACTACTGCGAGTGGCAGCAGTTTAGTAGCCCGAACAGCAGCCAAGTCAATTATGGGCTGCTGAAGTATAGGTCGGCTCCCAGTTTTATGCTGGCAAGTCTTACAAATAATGGGGTTCGTGAAAAGGGCACTGCAAGATTGAGTTCTAGATTTTGTTTCGGTGATGAAAATAGTAGAATGAAttatatttgtaaaaataatggTAGCAGTGGAATTGGTGCGCGGTTGCCACCACAATACCCAAGTCAAAATGTTGGCCAATCAGGGTCTTTGGCTGTGGATGGTGGTGGGTTTAGTGCAGTCGCTATGAGTTCAATGGGGATGGAGCTTCAAGTGCTGGGAAAAATGAGTCCAAATCTTTTGAGGCAAAACAGTACTGCTGGATTTTTTTCAAATCTCACCCCTCAACATG CTTATGGAAGTGTAAGGTCAGGGACTGGAAGCTATAAGATATCTGATTGTAGTGATAATAATGGAGACTCAAGTCCATGTTCAAGCAGGCTAAAAAATCGCAATATTTTCTTCTCTGGAACTTTGTCTCAGATTTCAGAGGTTGAAAATGGACCGGATGATGCAAAGGCCGGGAGAGGCAGTGACGATGACAGTCTATTTGGATTCCCATTTGGTTCTTGGAACGATTGTTCGAATTTCGCAGATAAGTTCTCTACTGACATCAAAAGGGAACATGATGATGATCCTCACAAGTTATTTGGTAACACTCTG AATGGGGAGCCTGAGAACAGATCAAATACTTTGTCACGCCACTTAAGTTTATCGAAGACTTCGTCTGAAATGGAGAAGCTGTTGCAGCTTCAAGATATGGTTCCTTGTAAGATCCGTGCCAAGCGCGGTTGTGCCACTCATCCACGGAGCATTGCCGAGAGg TTAAGAAGGACTAGGATCAGTGAAAGAATGAGGAAACTACAAGAACTGGTTCCAAACATGGATAAG CAAACCAACACAGCAGATATGTTGGATTTTGCTGTGGAATACATCAAAAACCTTCAGAAACAATACAAG TTGCTCTGCGAAAATCGAGTGAATTGTAGCTGCTCAACTTCTCAGAAGATGGTTCTTAATCGAATGCCCTAG
- the LOC140842814 gene encoding uncharacterized protein, whose product MASNCKIILYFSCIFSSFLVSSAFSEAQVLLQFKNSINDPLDALSDWSNSTAIHHCNWTGVSCTNDVPFSVTSLTLQSLNLSGEISVSVCELENLAHLNLADNLFNLPIPLHLSECVSLETLNLSTNLIWGTIQEQISQFKSLKVFDFSSNHIEGNIPESIGSLQQLKVFNLGSNFLSGSDPMVFGNFTELEVLDLSQNPFLITELPVDIGKLSKLEKLLLQNSGFHGEIPDFFQGLKSLKLLDLSQNHLTGKIPRVGSFFLPNLVSFDVSQNKLFGSFPKGICEAEGLVSLSLHTNLLNGSIQHESINECMNLERFEVQNNRFSGDFPSWLWSLPKIKLIRAENNRFTGEIPDSISESAQLEQVQIDNNSFNSKFPPGLGKLRSLYRFSASLNGLYGELPPNFCDSPVMSIINLSHNYLSGRIPEVRNCIKLVSLSLADNGFIGEIPESLSELPVLTYLDLSCNNLTGSIPQDLENLKLALFNVSFNQLSGRVPSSLISGLPASFLQGNPGLCGPGLPSSCSDDKGMSKRFGLTKLTVAIISIGLAFALVIFALGFYLVYRSYMPKFESCPWRSVFFYPLRVTELDLIMLMDEKAASGKTGGIFGRVYAVTLPSGELIAVKKILKFSIHSWKSLKSEMKTLAKIRHRNIVKILGFCQSDDSILLIYEYLPKGSLGDLIGKPDFNIPWSVRLKIAIGIAQGLAYLHQDYVPHLLHKNLKSKNILLDNDFEPKLTGFSLDRIVGETVFHSTLSSESANSCYLAPEYGYTKKATEQGDTYSFGVILLELLTGRQAELKESTEPFLDVVKWVRRKINITNGALKALDSKITSTSSQQQMMGALEIALSCTSVVPEKRPSTWEIVKRLQCLDSRTTFSVQDIDISGCIESESSVPV is encoded by the exons ATGGCGTCAAACTGCAAAATCATTCTGTATTTTTCGTGTATCTTCTCATCTTTTCTTGTGAGCTCTGCATTTTCTGAAGCACAAGTTTTGCTTCAGTTTAAGAACTCCATCAACGATCCTTTGGATGCTCTCTCTGATTGGTCAAACTCCACAGCCATTCACCATTGTAACTGGACTGGAGTTTCTTGCACAAATGATGTTCCTTTTTCGGTTACTTCTCTTACCCTCCAAAGCTTGAATCTTTCTGGGGAAATCTCGGTTTCTGTTTGTGAACTTGAAAATCTTGCTCACCTTAATCTTGCTGATAATTTGTTTAACCTGCCGATTCCCCTTCATCTCTCTGAATGTGTCTCTTTGGAGACTCTGAATCTCAGTACCAATCTCATCTGGGGTACCATCCAAGAACAAATCTCTCAGTTTAAGTCATTAAAAGTGTTTGATTTTAGCAGTAATCATATTGAGGGAAACATCCCAGAAAGCATTGGCTCATTGCAGCAGCTTAAAGTTTTCAACCTGGGCAGCAACTTTCTTTCAGGTAGTGACCCTATGGTTTTCGGAAATTTTACAGAGCTCGAGGTTCTTGATCTGTCTCAAAATCCATTTTTGATTACTGAGTTGCCTGTGGATATTGGTAAACTCAGTAAACTCGAGAAACTTTTGCTGCAAAACTCTGGTTTCCATGGAGAAATACCTGATTTCTTCCAGGGTTTGAAGAGTTTGAAACTATTAGACCTTTCTCAGAATCATCTCACTGGAAAAATCCCTCGAGTTGGGTCTTTTTTCCTTCCAAATTTGGTTTCTTTTGATGTTTCACAAAACAAGCTGTTTGGGTCATTTCCCAAGGGGATTTGTGAGGCTGAAGGGCTAGTAAGCCTGAGTTTACATACAAATCTCTTGAATGGGTCAATACAACATGAGTCTATCAACGAGTGTATGAATCTTGAAAGGTTTGAGGTTCAGAACAATAGGTTTAGTGGTGATTTTCCATCTTGGCTATGGTCCTTGCCTAAGATTAAGCTCATCAGAGCAGAAAATAACAGATTTACTGGAGAAATACCTGACTCCATATCAGAATCTGCACAATTAGAACAGGTTCAGATTGATAACAATAGTTTCAATAGTAAATTTCCACCAGGACTTGGAAAACTTAGAAGCTTGTACAGATTCTCTGCTTCGTTGAATGGCTTATATGGTGAGCTTCCTCCGAATTTCTGTGATTCGCCAGTCATGAGTATCATTAATCTCTCACACAATTACCTTTCAGGTAGGATTCCTGAGGTGAGGAATTGTATAAAACTTGTGTCGTTGTCTCTTGCAGATAACGGTTTTATTGGTGAAATTCCAGAATCTTTGTCTGAATTGCCCGTGCTAACATACCTTGATCTTTCCTGTAACAATCTCACTGGTTCGATTCCACAGGATCTAGAAAATTTAAAGCTGGCCCTTTTCAATGTTTCATTCAATCAGCTCTCTGGTAGAGTTCCATCGTCGTTGATTTCCGGCCTTCCTGCTTCATTCTTGCAAGGAAATCCTGGATTATGTGGTCCAGGGTTGCCTAGTTCTTGTTCCGATGACAAAGGAATGAGCAAAAGATTTGGCCTTACTAAATTGACCGTTGCCATAATTTCTATTGGGTTAGCTTTTGCATTAGTGATATTTGCTTTGGGATTTTACCTCGTGTATCGCTCCTATATGCCAAAGTTCGAATCATGTCCTTGGAGATCCGTGTTCTTTTATCCTCTAAGAGTTACTGAGCTCGATTTGATCATGTTGATGGATGAAAAGGCAGCTAGTGGAAAAACTGGTGGaatttttggaagagtttatgCTGTTACTTTACCTAGTGGTGAACTTATTGCTGTTAAAAAGATACTAAAATTTTCGATCCACTCTTGGAAATCCCTAAAATCCGAGATGAAGACTTTGGCAAAGATAAGACACAGAAACATAGTAAAAATCTTGGGATTTTGCCAGTCTGATGATTCCATTCTCTTGATATACGAGTATCTACCAAAAGGAAGCCTTGGAGACCTCATTGGCAAACCAGACTTCAACATTCCATGGAGCGTTCGATTGAAAATTGCTATCGGAATCGCACAAGGATTAGCCTATCTTCACCAAGATTATGTCCCACATTTACTTCATAAGAACTTGAAGTCAAAAAACATCCTTTTGGACAACGATTTTGAACCTAAACTCACCGGCTTCTCTTTAGATCGAATTGTTGGAGAAACTGTATTTCACTCGACATTATCGTCAGAATCTGCAAATTCTTGCTATTTAGCACCAG AATACGGATACACCAAGAAAGCCACAGAACAGGGCGATACATACAGCTTTGGCGTCATTTTATTAGAGCTCTTGACAGGGAGGCAAGCTGAACTAAAAGAATCGACAGAACCTTTTCTTGATGTTGTAAAATGGGTGAGGAGAAAGATTAACATTACAAATGGAGCTTTAAAGGCTCTCGACTCTAAGATAACGAGCACTTCTTCCCAACAACAAATGATGGGAGCTCTAGAAATAGCCTTAAGTTGCACTTCTGTTGTGCCTGAAAAGAGGCCATCAACATGGGAAATTGTTAAAAGACTTCAATGTCTCGACTCAAGAACTACTTTTAGTGTCCAAGATATCGATATTTCTGGCTGTATTGAATCTGAAAGTTCAGTTCCTGTATGA
- the LOC140842813 gene encoding putative pentatricopeptide repeat-containing protein At3g13770, mitochondrial has protein sequence MLKSINQKSVNLRKHLTTLRILKRPFTLYPPSSSRLPPDSNTSQFNCDLNHGLQEMSKLGVNMKFKEYDALLNKCIAHRVLKGGQRVQAHMMKTRYLPPVYLRTRLIVFYVKCEVLSDARKVFDEIPDRNVVSWTAMISGYSRNGFSSEALTLFVQMLKSGTNPNEFTFSTVLASCTGSFGFECGRQIHSLIIKSPLESRMYVGCSLLDLYAKAGRIHEAQTLFDNLPERDSISCTALISGYAQLGLDKEALELFCALRREGMISNYVTYTSILTALSGLAASEYGRQVHSYVLRSELPFYVVLQNSLIDMYSKCGNLTYARRIFDNMPERTVISWNTMLAGYSKHGIGEAVVDLYSIMNEENEIKPDSTTILTVLSGCSHGGMENRGLKIFDDIASKKYGVELGVEHYGCVVDLLGRAGLVDKALQFIYKMPFEPNAAIWSSLLGACRVHQNVDVGKIAGDRLLEIEPENAGSYVVLCNLYACGGRWDDVKKLREQMKEKAVVKEPGKSWIEFGQTIHTFYASDQSNSRKDDASCKVNDLSDKLKAAGYIPDLSSVLYDVDEEQKERILLGHSEKLALAFGVINISESKPIRVMKNLRICVDCHNFAKFVSQVYGREVLIRDKSRFHHIIHGKCSCGDYW, from the exons ATGCTAAAAAGTATCAACCAAAAATCTGTCAACCTCCGCAAACATCTAACGACGTTGCGCATACTAAAGAGACCCTTCACACTCTATCCACCAAGCTCTTCTCGTCTTCCGCCCGATTCAAACACTTCGCAATTCAACTGTGACCTGAATCATGGATTGCAGGAAATGTCCAAACTGGGCGTTAACATGAAGTTTAAGGAGTACGATGCTTTACTGAACAAATGTATAGCCCATAGGGTCTTGAAAGGAGGCCAAAGAGTGCAAGCCCATATGATGAAAACCCGTTATCTTCCACCGGTGTATCTCAGAACGAGACTGATAGTGTTTTACGTCAAGTGTGAAGTTTTGAGTGATGCTAGAAAGGTGTTCGATGAAATTCCTGACAGGAATGTGGTTTCTTGGACTGCGATGATTTCTGGGTATTCAAGAAATGGATTCTCCTCTGAAGCTCTCACCCTTTTTGTTCAGATGCTAAAATCAG GTACCAATCCCAATGAGTTCACGTTTTCGACGGTGCTTGCCTCTTGTACTGGCTCATTTGGATTTGAATGCGGAAGGCAAATTCACTCTCTTATTATTAAGAGCCCTCTTGAGTCCCGCATGTATGTTGGTTGCTCACTTCTTGACTTATATGCCAAAGCTGGAAGAATACACGAAGCCCAGACACTATTTGACAATTTGCCTGAGAGAGACTCTATTTCTTGCACGGCTCTTATTTCGGGTTATGCTCAATTGGGACTTGACAAAGAGGCATTAGAGCTTTTCTGTGCACTTCGGAGAGAAGGAATGATTTCGAACTATGTTACTTATACCAGTATTTTAACTGCATTATCTGGGCTTGCTGCATCCGAGTATGGAAGGCAAGTTCACAGctatgttcttcgatctgaaCTACCCTTTTATGTGGTCCTTCAGAATTCTTTAATTGATATGTACTCAAAATGTGGAAATCTCACTTATGCTAGGAGGATCTTTGATAATATGCCTGAAAGAACAGTTATCTCTTGGAATACGATGCTTGCAGGTTACAGTAAACATGGGATTGGAGAAGCTGTGGTAGACCTTTACAGTATTATGAACGAAGAAAATGAAATCAAACCTGACAGCACTACTATTTTGACTGTATTGTCTGGCTGCAGCCATGGAGGTATGGAAAACCGTGGCCTGAAAATTTTTGATGATATAGCTAGCAAGAAATATGGGGTTGAGCTTGGCGTTGAACACTATGGATGCGTCGTTGACCTACTTGGGCGTGCTGGCCTAGTTGACAAGGCCTTGCAGTTCATATATAAGATGCCATTTGAACCAAATGCTGCTATTTGGAGTTCACTTTTAGGTGCTTGTAGAGTTCACCAGAACGTTGACGTTGGAAAAATTGCTGGTGACCGACTTCTTGAGATAGAACCCGAAAATGCCGGGAGTTATGTAGTTCTTTgtaatttatatgcatgtgggGGAAGATGGGATGATgtaaaaaaattgagagaacAGATGAAGGAAAAGGCTGTGGTGAAGGAGCCAGGAAAAAGCTGGATTGAGTTTGGCCAGACTATCCATACGTTTTATGCAAGTGATCAATCGAATTCAAGAAAAGATGATGCATCCTGTAAGGTAAATGATTTATCGGATAAGCTAAAGGCAGCTGGTTATATCCCTGATCTGAGCTCCGTTTTATATGACGTGGATGAGGAGCAGAAAGAGAGAATTCTGTTGGGCCATAGTGAGAAACTAGCCTTGGCATTTGGAGTAATCAATATATCTGAATCAAAGCCGATACGCGTGATGAAAAATCTACGCATTTGTGTTGATTGCCATAACTTCGCCAAGTTTGTGTCTCAGGTTTACGGCAGAGAAGTGCTTATTAGAGATAAAAGTAGGTTTCATCATATCATACACGGAAAGTGTTCGTGTGGAGATTACTGGTAA